Proteins encoded together in one Bactrocera neohumeralis isolate Rockhampton chromosome 4, APGP_CSIRO_Bneo_wtdbg2-racon-allhic-juicebox.fasta_v2, whole genome shotgun sequence window:
- the LOC126757323 gene encoding alpha-tubulin N-acetyltransferase 1-like: MAVFKFDIRSLFPQPIVKVDSSLLPHTFHGNRRQALEATAKMSAIIDHLGQLSAIAQKLNIPITTAQKLRKSDNQIVYLMADLAELNSGRGDEVVGLLKIGMKDLYLFDELGQSRKVDNAPCILDFYVHDKRQRSGLGKKLFQTMLSEEKWEPVKCSVDRPSEKLLGFLKKHYGLEHVIPQANHFVLYDGFFEHDKANGQPREMTRSRRMLMANRYL; encoded by the coding sequence atggcCGTTTTCAAATTCGACATACGCAGCCTATTTCCACAGCCCATTGTGAAGGTCGACTCCAGCCTGTTGCCGCACACGTTTCACGGCAATCGGCGGCAAGCGCTCGAGGCCACCGCCAAAATGTCAGCCATTATCGATCATTTGGGCCAGCTGTCGGCCATCGCGCAGAAACTGAACATACCGATTACAACGGCGCAGAAATTACGTAAGTCGGACAATCAAATTGTCTACCTGATGGCCGATTTGGCTGAACTTAATAGTGGGCGTGGCGATGAAGTTGTCGGCTTGCTTAAGATCGGCATGAAAGATTTGTATCTCTTCGATGAGCTCGGTCAATCGCGTAAGGTGGACAATGCGCCCTGCATACTGGATTTCTATGTGCACGATAAGCGTCAACGCAGCGGCTTGGGTAAGAAACTTTTCCAAACCATGTTAAGCGAAGAGAAATGGGAGCCGGTCAAGTGTTCGGTGGATCGTCCGTCGGAGAAACTTTTGGGTTTCTTAAAGAAACACTACGGTCTGGAGCACGTCATACCGCAAGCCAATCATTTTGTGCTCTACGACGGTTTCTTCGAGCATGACAAAGCCAATGGGCAGCCGCGTGAAATGACGCGCTCGCGTAGAATGCTTATGGCCAATAGATATCTATAG